The following coding sequences lie in one Porphyromonas asaccharolytica DSM 20707 genomic window:
- the ruvX gene encoding Holliday junction resolvase RuvX, which yields MARILAIDYGTKRTGLAVTDPLQITPGALDTVPTHQLLNYLADYLGREKVETIVLGKPTQMDATPSATWQAIQALAKKLQHLYPQIRLEYVDERFTSVLAQQTIREAGIGKQRRQRDKGLVDRVSATIILQSYLESLSMLH from the coding sequence ATGGCTCGTATCCTCGCTATCGACTACGGCACGAAGCGCACGGGGCTGGCGGTGACCGATCCGCTACAGATCACTCCAGGGGCGCTCGACACGGTGCCTACGCATCAGCTCCTCAACTATCTGGCGGACTACCTGGGACGTGAGAAGGTGGAGACGATCGTCCTCGGCAAGCCGACACAGATGGACGCAACGCCCTCGGCGACGTGGCAGGCAATACAAGCTTTGGCTAAGAAGCTGCAACATCTCTATCCTCAGATACGTCTAGAGTATGTGGACGAGCGCTTTACCTCTGTCTTGGCGCAGCAGACGATCCGCGAGGCGGGTATCGGCAAGCAGCGCAGACAGCGGGACAAAGGGCTGGTGGATCGAGTCAGTGCGACCATTATCTTACAGAGCTATCTGGAGAGCTTGAGTATGCTTCACTAA
- the def gene encoding peptide deformylase, with protein MAKTLPIYLYGHPVLRNMSEDITPDYPNLSELIADMWQTMYESDGVGLAAPQIGRNIRLQVIDATPLAEEYPECAQLKLVMINAHMQSLSEETCSEPEGCLSLPGINERVVRPESIVVDYMNEQFEPQHLELSGFAARVVQHEYDHLDGKLFVDHISAMRKRMIKKKLQHIAEGRVRVDYPVMRNPIH; from the coding sequence ATGGCTAAGACCTTACCTATATACCTTTACGGACACCCTGTGCTTCGCAATATGAGCGAGGATATAACGCCTGACTACCCGAACCTCTCAGAGCTGATCGCTGACATGTGGCAGACGATGTATGAGAGCGATGGCGTCGGACTGGCGGCTCCCCAGATCGGGCGCAACATACGTCTGCAGGTGATCGACGCAACGCCTCTTGCTGAGGAGTACCCTGAGTGTGCCCAGCTCAAGCTGGTTATGATCAATGCGCATATGCAGTCTCTGAGCGAGGAGACCTGTTCGGAGCCTGAGGGTTGTCTGAGCTTGCCGGGCATTAACGAGCGGGTCGTACGACCGGAGTCGATCGTGGTGGACTATATGAATGAGCAGTTTGAGCCACAGCATCTAGAACTCTCGGGCTTTGCTGCTCGGGTGGTGCAGCATGAGTATGATCATCTAGATGGCAAGCTCTTTGTAGATCATATCTCAGCGATGCGCAAGCGTATGATCAAGAAGAAGCTACAGCATATAGCTGAAGGGCGGGTACGTGTCGACTACCCTGTGATGCGCAATCCGATACATTAG
- a CDS encoding tetratricopeptide repeat protein, with the protein MRPLLRSLSLLLCTLCVWSATLWSQIDTERVMTIGRNAIGFKDYVVAIEHFNQVIEVAPTMADPYYYRAFAKLMLGDYAGAERDATLCIERNPFLSRAYMVRGAARHNLQHYAEAATDYAQALKITPDDFYLSFNLAGSLYGAEQYERADSAALALTQRHPKEARGYFLAAEIALRRQDTVAAEGRIAEGLAIDSLSAAPYRMLSTIAYLRGDYEGALRYHDKSIEQEPGQASDYINRGLTRYKLKEYRGAMEDYNQALLLTPHDAVARHNRALLRIEVGDLQGAREDLLEVVRLQPTNLTAHFNLALVQTQTGQYREAIETLDYILGRRPEFLSGYYQRSEVKRLLGDAAGADRDYWFAYKLERGQVKAPKPTIADSTASSVASEELYALDHHAELQSASSDATPSSITTGSNSLRGSIQEQATSSEACPAYELTYFVQKSHDKLLPRSNFSAELEAYNERTGYQPRLLLAVGTQSLDSTQLHVVLEDIAHLQASEAEQTADWHLRMGIDKLLMRDIGEAVSQFNACLELAPQQPLALLALSTARLMQAETLTDAKQQTLMYDLAMRQLTTAIGHAPQIGYLYYNRAHLHQSLGHMDQAIADYTKAIELLPQAGEAYYNRALLLEQQGQHEQAIDDLSRAGELGIYQAYSLIHTIQTR; encoded by the coding sequence ATGCGTCCGTTACTACGATCACTCTCTCTGCTGCTCTGCACGCTCTGTGTGTGGAGTGCTACGCTTTGGTCGCAGATAGATACGGAGCGGGTGATGACGATCGGGCGCAATGCGATAGGCTTCAAGGATTATGTGGTCGCTATCGAGCACTTTAACCAAGTGATCGAGGTGGCGCCCACGATGGCAGACCCGTATTACTACAGAGCTTTTGCCAAGCTTATGCTGGGCGACTATGCGGGTGCCGAGCGAGACGCAACGCTGTGCATCGAGCGCAACCCTTTCCTCTCTAGAGCCTACATGGTACGGGGGGCGGCACGGCACAATCTGCAGCACTATGCGGAGGCAGCGACTGACTATGCGCAAGCGCTCAAGATCACGCCTGACGACTTCTACCTCTCGTTCAACTTAGCTGGCTCGCTCTATGGTGCCGAGCAGTATGAGCGTGCCGACTCGGCAGCGCTCGCCTTGACGCAGCGTCATCCGAAGGAGGCGCGGGGCTACTTCCTCGCAGCGGAGATAGCTTTGCGACGGCAAGACACGGTCGCGGCGGAGGGACGGATAGCCGAGGGCCTGGCAATAGACTCGCTGAGCGCTGCGCCTTATCGGATGCTCTCGACGATTGCTTACCTGCGGGGAGACTACGAGGGGGCACTACGCTACCACGACAAGAGCATAGAGCAGGAGCCTGGCCAAGCTAGCGACTACATCAACCGTGGACTGACACGCTACAAACTCAAGGAGTATCGTGGCGCTATGGAGGACTACAATCAGGCGCTCCTCCTGACGCCTCATGATGCGGTCGCTCGACACAACCGAGCCTTGCTGCGTATCGAGGTGGGCGACCTACAGGGAGCTCGCGAAGATCTGCTAGAGGTGGTGCGGCTGCAGCCGACCAATCTGACGGCACACTTTAACTTAGCTTTGGTACAGACTCAGACGGGGCAGTACCGTGAGGCGATCGAGACGCTAGACTATATATTAGGACGTCGACCTGAGTTCCTCTCAGGTTACTATCAGCGCTCAGAGGTGAAGCGTCTGCTCGGGGATGCTGCTGGAGCTGACAGAGACTACTGGTTCGCCTACAAGCTAGAGCGTGGGCAGGTCAAAGCACCCAAGCCAACCATTGCCGACAGCACCGCCTCGAGTGTAGCTAGCGAAGAACTATACGCACTAGATCATCACGCAGAGCTACAGTCTGCGAGTAGCGACGCGACGCCCTCTTCGATTACTACGGGGAGCAATTCGCTACGCGGATCGATCCAAGAGCAAGCCACTTCATCAGAGGCTTGCCCCGCTTACGAGCTGACCTACTTCGTGCAGAAGAGTCACGACAAGCTCTTGCCTCGCTCCAACTTCTCCGCAGAGCTGGAGGCGTACAACGAGCGCACGGGCTACCAGCCTCGCCTCTTGCTTGCCGTCGGCACGCAGTCGCTAGACAGCACGCAGCTTCATGTCGTGCTGGAGGATATAGCACATCTGCAGGCTAGTGAAGCGGAGCAAACGGCCGACTGGCACCTGCGTATGGGGATCGACAAGCTACTGATGCGAGACATCGGCGAGGCGGTCTCACAGTTCAACGCTTGTCTCGAGCTGGCTCCTCAGCAGCCACTCGCGCTTCTCGCACTGAGCACGGCGCGCCTCATGCAGGCAGAGACACTCACAGACGCTAAGCAACAAACGCTCATGTACGACTTAGCGATGCGTCAGCTCACCACCGCCATCGGGCACGCCCCGCAGATAGGCTATCTCTACTACAACCGTGCGCACCTACACCAGTCGCTGGGACATATGGATCAAGCGATCGCAGACTACACCAAGGCGATCGAACTACTACCCCAAGCTGGCGAAGCTTACTACAATCGAGCTTTGCTCCTGGAGCAGCAGGGGCAGCATGAGCAGGCGATAGATGACCTGAGCCGTGCAGGCGAGCTGGGCATCTATCAGGCTTATTCTCTCATCCACACTATCCAGACACGCTGA
- a CDS encoding ABC-F family ATP-binding cassette domain-containing protein — translation MISVQDLTVDFGKQLLFDSINFVISKGERVALVGHNGAGKSTLMKILVGIEQPTSGAVSRPRDLSIGYLPQVKELVDHTTLRAEVEEVFKDVQSLNDQYDRLSEELATRTDYDSPEYLELIERHGHLTDLIQMHHPSQYLAEMERTLLGLGFERSDFDRPTREFSGGWRMRIELAKVLLSNPDLLLLDEPTNHLDIESIDWLEHFLIARGVTLLLVSHDRTFLDNVTNRTIEIELGRIYDYKTSYSHYVTLREERLEQQKRAYENQQKKIQDIESFVERFRYKPTKSAQVQSRIKQLDKIEEIELDEIDTRHINFTFPMAGRSGDYPVIIEDLDKSYGSLSVLRGVSMTIKRGEKVAFVGKNGSGKSTLMRCIMGQEEYTGKLQIGHGVEIAYFSQNRAQELPADQTIRDAIDSLARGDIRLHINDMLGAFLFGGEVADKPISVLSGGERARVAIMQMLLEPANLLILDEPTNHLDIRTKEILKRAIAAFPGTVIVVSHDRYFLSGLVDRIFSFSHGAVRECMDGLDGYLATLHEELNQQPSTNSQQLTANSQSPTANNPQPTAKVQPQLDYQQQKEQQKRLRTLRRTAESLGEQLEQLKKSLAELEQQIATAATPQLIDQYTLVNKKIQEITPQWEEAEFALMEYEEEIQQ, via the coding sequence ATGATATCCGTTCAAGACCTTACGGTAGACTTTGGTAAGCAACTTCTCTTTGACTCGATCAACTTTGTCATCAGCAAGGGCGAGCGAGTCGCACTCGTCGGGCATAACGGGGCGGGTAAGTCAACCTTGATGAAGATCCTCGTCGGCATTGAACAACCGACGAGTGGTGCCGTCAGCCGTCCCCGAGACCTCTCCATAGGTTACCTGCCACAAGTCAAAGAGCTTGTCGACCACACCACGCTGCGTGCGGAGGTCGAGGAGGTCTTTAAGGATGTGCAGTCGCTCAATGATCAGTACGACCGTCTGAGCGAAGAGCTAGCGACACGCACCGACTACGACTCGCCCGAGTATCTAGAGCTGATCGAGCGTCACGGACATCTCACCGACCTGATACAGATGCACCACCCGTCGCAGTACCTTGCCGAGATGGAGCGCACGCTCCTCGGGCTAGGCTTCGAGCGGAGCGACTTCGACAGACCGACGCGTGAGTTCTCCGGCGGGTGGCGTATGCGTATCGAGCTGGCTAAGGTGCTGCTGAGCAATCCCGATCTGCTCCTCCTCGATGAGCCAACGAACCACCTAGACATCGAGTCCATCGACTGGCTCGAGCACTTCCTCATCGCCCGTGGAGTCACGCTCCTGCTCGTCTCGCACGACCGTACCTTCCTCGACAACGTCACCAACCGCACCATCGAGATCGAGCTGGGACGCATCTACGACTACAAGACTTCCTATAGCCACTACGTCACGCTACGTGAGGAGCGCCTGGAGCAGCAGAAGCGAGCTTACGAGAATCAGCAGAAGAAGATCCAAGACATCGAGTCCTTTGTCGAGCGCTTTCGCTATAAGCCGACGAAGAGCGCACAGGTGCAGAGTCGCATCAAGCAGCTAGACAAGATCGAGGAGATCGAGCTCGACGAGATAGACACACGGCACATCAACTTCACCTTCCCGATGGCAGGGCGCAGTGGCGACTATCCAGTCATCATCGAGGATCTGGACAAGAGCTACGGCTCTCTCTCGGTGCTACGAGGCGTCTCGATGACTATCAAGCGTGGCGAAAAGGTCGCCTTCGTTGGGAAAAACGGCTCTGGCAAGTCAACCCTCATGCGCTGCATCATGGGACAAGAGGAGTACACCGGCAAGCTTCAGATAGGGCATGGCGTAGAGATCGCTTACTTCTCTCAGAATAGAGCGCAGGAGCTGCCAGCTGATCAGACGATCCGTGACGCTATCGATAGCTTGGCGCGTGGCGATATACGACTACATATTAATGATATGTTGGGTGCCTTCCTCTTTGGCGGAGAGGTGGCCGACAAGCCCATCAGCGTACTCAGTGGTGGCGAGCGCGCTCGTGTCGCTATCATGCAGATGCTCCTAGAGCCTGCCAACCTGCTCATCCTCGATGAGCCGACAAACCACTTGGACATCCGAACCAAAGAGATCCTCAAGCGTGCCATCGCAGCCTTTCCAGGAACCGTCATCGTTGTCTCGCACGACCGCTACTTCCTCTCTGGGCTCGTGGATCGCATTTTCTCCTTCAGTCATGGAGCCGTACGCGAGTGTATGGACGGTCTCGACGGCTATCTAGCTACCCTTCATGAAGAGCTAAACCAACAGCCTTCAACCAACAGCCAACAGCTAACAGCCAATAGCCAATCGCCAACGGCTAACAATCCGCAGCCAACAGCCAAAGTCCAGCCCCAGCTCGACTACCAGCAGCAGAAAGAGCAGCAGAAGCGCTTGCGCACCCTCCGCCGCACCGCCGAGAGTCTTGGTGAGCAGTTGGAGCAACTTAAGAAAAGCCTTGCTGAGCTAGAGCAGCAGATCGCCACGGCAGCCACCCCGCAGCTCATCGATCAGTACACCCTGGTCAACAAAAAGATCCAAGAGATCACCCCTCAGTGGGAGGAAGCCGAGTTTGCCCTGATGGAGTACGAGGAGGAGATCCAACAGTAG
- a CDS encoding ABC transporter ATP-binding protein, whose product MRQFLKLFGKYIRPYRHYVTGGIIANILSALLNLLAFSLIMPILRILFGMDQTTPVYQALDGINWLRPSEWSVAIDYIVGNFNYYVYQLIQQYGPARTLLLLCIYLVVMTLIKVGVTYGGIYMLVPIRTGVVRDLRNEFNAKLLRLPISMISEERKGDLLARFSGDVAEIEYSIINLLESLIKNPILIIIYLVALFAISWELTLFVLIVLPIAGYVMGAVGKRLKRDSLEGQTQWGRLMSMVEETLSGLRIIKAFNAEQQISHRFTKANEQYRRTISQVYARQGLAHPMSEFLGTTAIAIILWYGGNLIFAGNSSITADAFIYYLVVFYSIINPAKELSRASYSIQKGLASMTRIQTILDYPERITDPAEPLPVTFEQSISYEDVSFRYEEPWVLRNLSLTIPKGQMVALVGASGAGKSTLVDLLPRFYDVTSGRITIDGTDIRQVRASELRELIGYVNQTPILFNDTIRNNITFGMEHPVSDEEIRTAAEAANATEFIDQLPEGFEYNIGDGGSKLSGGQRQRLSIARALLKDSPILILDEATSALDNVSEQLVQEAIQRLVSDRTTIVIAHRLSTIMHADLICVMQEGQIVEQGTHTELLERGGLYAQLYQIQFKE is encoded by the coding sequence GTGAGACAATTCCTCAAGCTCTTCGGCAAGTATATCCGCCCTTATCGTCACTACGTAACAGGTGGCATCATTGCCAACATACTCTCGGCGCTGCTCAACTTGCTCGCCTTCTCGCTCATCATGCCGATCCTGCGTATCCTCTTTGGCATGGATCAGACTACACCTGTCTACCAGGCGCTCGACGGCATCAACTGGTTACGCCCCTCTGAGTGGAGCGTGGCGATAGACTATATCGTGGGCAATTTCAACTACTACGTCTACCAGCTCATCCAGCAGTACGGTCCTGCCCGCACGCTCCTCCTCCTTTGCATCTACCTCGTCGTCATGACACTCATCAAGGTTGGCGTCACCTATGGCGGCATCTATATGCTCGTGCCGATCCGCACAGGAGTAGTCAGAGATCTGCGCAATGAGTTCAATGCGAAGCTCCTCCGTCTGCCTATCTCCATGATCAGCGAAGAGCGCAAAGGTGACCTCCTCGCTCGCTTCTCAGGAGATGTCGCCGAGATCGAGTACTCCATCATCAACCTCTTAGAGAGTCTCATCAAGAACCCCATCCTCATCATCATCTACCTTGTGGCGCTTTTTGCGATCAGCTGGGAGCTCACCCTCTTCGTCCTCATTGTCCTGCCGATAGCCGGTTACGTCATGGGAGCCGTGGGCAAGCGACTCAAGCGAGACAGCCTCGAGGGGCAAACGCAGTGGGGGAGACTCATGAGCATGGTCGAGGAGACCCTCTCGGGGCTGCGCATCATCAAGGCGTTCAATGCAGAGCAACAGATCTCTCACCGCTTTACTAAAGCCAACGAACAGTATCGACGCACCATCTCGCAGGTCTATGCACGCCAAGGCCTAGCGCACCCCATGAGCGAGTTCCTCGGCACCACCGCCATTGCGATCATCCTTTGGTACGGTGGTAACTTGATCTTTGCGGGCAATAGCTCCATCACGGCCGATGCTTTCATCTACTACCTTGTAGTCTTCTACAGCATCATCAATCCCGCCAAAGAGCTCAGTCGTGCCTCCTACTCGATCCAAAAGGGACTAGCCTCGATGACTCGCATACAAACTATCCTCGACTACCCCGAGCGCATCACAGATCCCGCGGAGCCGCTGCCCGTCACCTTCGAGCAGAGCATCTCTTACGAAGATGTCTCCTTCCGCTACGAAGAGCCGTGGGTGCTGCGCAACCTGTCGCTCACCATACCCAAAGGTCAAATGGTTGCGCTTGTGGGAGCATCGGGTGCTGGCAAGAGTACGCTTGTAGACCTACTTCCTCGCTTTTACGATGTCACCTCTGGGCGCATCACCATCGACGGCACCGACATACGACAGGTGCGGGCGAGCGAGCTAAGGGAGCTCATAGGCTATGTCAATCAGACGCCGATCCTCTTCAACGATACGATACGCAATAACATCACCTTCGGCATGGAGCACCCCGTCAGCGATGAGGAGATACGCACCGCTGCCGAGGCAGCCAATGCAACCGAATTCATCGACCAGCTCCCCGAGGGGTTTGAGTACAACATCGGTGACGGTGGTAGCAAGCTCAGCGGAGGTCAGCGTCAGCGACTTAGCATAGCACGAGCCTTGCTCAAGGACTCGCCCATCCTCATCCTCGATGAGGCGACCTCGGCACTCGACAACGTCTCCGAGCAACTAGTCCAGGAGGCTATCCAGCGTCTCGTCAGCGACCGCACCACCATCGTCATCGCCCACCGACTATCCACGATCATGCACGCTGACCTCATCTGCGTCATGCAGGAGGGGCAGATCGTCGAGCAGGGTACGCACACAGAGCTGCTAGAGCGCGGTGGACTCTATGCCCAGCTTTACCAGATACAGTTCAAAGAGTAA
- the hydF gene encoding [FeFe] hydrogenase H-cluster maturation GTPase HydF codes for MTPSARETSERKRLLLVGQVNSGKSTLFNRLLRQERSLVSDQAGTTTDSVEKLFELPSVGPILLVDTPGLADDTPLGAERQRVTQLALSSADLVLYLLSCEDSLDTPIIAALRKANVPTLPIIARADLPEQSSWLERQEEIVQCFGHAPLSLRQNDDESLDTLLEKIKQTLHNVSEPTPSLLGNLCQTGDLVLLVMPQDSAAPAGRLILPQVQTIRALLDRGCHALCVTPEQLPTALSQLAAPPQLIITDSQVFATVEPLVPEGCRLTSFSILMSAQRGDLQRLVAGAATIGQLTPSSRLLIAEACTHAPEGEDIGTVKLPRLLRKRIGETLTIEHVSGRDFPEDLTPYDLVIHCGACMFNRRMLVSRQDLATAQQVPMTNYGLAIAYLTGILNKVALP; via the coding sequence ATGACACCAAGTGCAAGAGAGACCAGCGAACGTAAGCGACTGCTCCTCGTAGGACAAGTAAACAGTGGCAAGTCTACGCTCTTCAACCGCTTGCTACGACAAGAGCGGTCGCTCGTATCCGACCAAGCTGGCACCACGACCGACAGCGTGGAGAAGCTCTTCGAGCTGCCCAGCGTGGGGCCCATTCTACTGGTCGACACTCCAGGGCTAGCCGACGACACCCCCCTCGGAGCCGAGCGACAGCGAGTCACGCAGCTAGCACTGAGCTCTGCCGATCTAGTTCTCTACCTACTCAGTTGCGAAGATTCTCTCGACACGCCCATCATAGCAGCTTTGCGAAAGGCTAATGTGCCGACGCTCCCAATCATCGCTCGTGCCGATTTGCCAGAGCAAAGCTCTTGGCTAGAGCGACAAGAGGAGATCGTGCAATGCTTCGGTCATGCTCCGCTTTCGCTTCGTCAGAACGATGACGAGAGCCTCGACACACTACTTGAGAAGATCAAGCAGACGCTGCACAACGTGTCCGAGCCGACGCCCTCACTCCTAGGGAATCTCTGTCAGACGGGCGACCTCGTACTCCTCGTGATGCCACAAGACAGCGCAGCCCCCGCAGGACGACTGATCTTGCCACAGGTGCAGACCATTCGTGCACTACTAGATAGAGGTTGCCATGCCCTATGTGTCACACCAGAGCAGCTCCCCACAGCACTGTCACAGCTAGCAGCTCCGCCTCAGCTCATCATCACAGACTCACAAGTCTTCGCCACGGTCGAGCCTCTAGTCCCTGAGGGTTGTCGGCTCACCTCTTTCTCTATCCTTATGAGTGCCCAGCGTGGCGATCTCCAGCGACTTGTCGCAGGCGCTGCTACCATAGGTCAGCTCACTCCCTCCAGTCGTCTACTCATCGCAGAGGCCTGCACCCACGCTCCTGAGGGCGAGGATATTGGCACGGTCAAGCTGCCCCGCCTTCTACGCAAACGCATCGGCGAGACGCTCACCATCGAGCATGTGTCAGGGCGAGACTTTCCCGAGGATCTTACACCCTATGACCTCGTCATCCACTGCGGCGCCTGCATGTTCAACCGACGCATGCTCGTCTCTCGCCAAGACCTCGCTACGGCTCAGCAAGTGCCTATGACCAACTACGGGCTGGCAATCGCCTACCTGACGGGCATCCTCAACAAGGTGGCCCTCCCGTAG
- the hydG gene encoding [FeFe] hydrogenase H-cluster radical SAM maturase HydG: MSYNKQSHDACDFINHDEIIDTLRYAEQHKDDEKMISDILRKAAEMHGLDHREAAVLLLAEDPATRQRVAQLAEQIKLRFYGKRIVLFAPLYLSNYCINGCVYCPYHAKNRTIPRHKLTQEQIREEVIALQDMGHKRLALEAGEDPRNNPIEYILESIQTIYSIHHKNGAIRRVNVNIAATTIEEYRMLHEAGIGTYILFQETYHKEHYEELHPRGPKSDYAYHTESMDRAMQGGIDDVGLGVLFGLSTYRYDFVGLMMHAEHLEATFGVGPHTISVPRICPADDISLDSFPEAIPDDTFLHIIAVARLAVPYTGIIVSTREREVVRQKALHVGVSQISGGSRTSVGGYAQTTEAAHSEQFEVSDPRTLDEVVYWLLQQGHIPSFCTACYREGRTGDRFMSLCKSGQISNCCGPNALLTLQEYLEDYASPTTRELGLEMIAQQLPTIPNERVRAIAQQRLQQIKAGERDFRF; encoded by the coding sequence ATGAGTTACAATAAGCAATCGCACGATGCCTGTGACTTCATCAATCATGATGAAATCATCGACACCCTCCGCTATGCGGAACAACACAAAGATGATGAGAAAATGATCTCCGATATCCTACGCAAGGCTGCGGAGATGCATGGACTAGATCACCGAGAGGCTGCCGTACTCCTCCTCGCTGAGGATCCTGCGACACGACAACGAGTGGCACAACTGGCTGAGCAGATCAAATTACGCTTCTACGGTAAGCGCATTGTACTCTTTGCTCCGCTCTACCTCTCTAACTATTGTATCAATGGCTGCGTCTACTGTCCTTACCACGCTAAGAACCGGACCATTCCTCGCCACAAGCTGACCCAGGAGCAGATACGGGAAGAAGTGATTGCCCTACAAGACATGGGGCACAAGCGTCTTGCCCTCGAGGCGGGCGAAGACCCACGCAACAACCCGATCGAGTATATCCTTGAGTCGATCCAAACGATCTACTCGATACATCATAAGAATGGGGCTATCCGTCGTGTCAATGTCAACATCGCCGCAACCACTATCGAAGAGTATCGCATGCTTCACGAGGCAGGAATCGGCACTTACATCCTCTTTCAGGAAACTTACCACAAGGAGCACTACGAGGAGCTACACCCGAGAGGTCCTAAGAGTGACTACGCCTATCACACCGAGTCGATGGATAGAGCGATGCAGGGTGGCATCGACGATGTGGGGCTAGGGGTGCTCTTTGGTTTGAGTACCTATCGCTATGACTTCGTCGGGCTAATGATGCATGCGGAGCATCTGGAGGCGACCTTTGGCGTAGGTCCTCATACGATCAGCGTACCACGTATCTGTCCGGCTGATGACATCTCGCTCGACTCCTTCCCCGAGGCAATTCCTGACGACACCTTCCTCCATATTATAGCAGTAGCCCGACTGGCAGTACCCTACACAGGTATCATCGTCTCGACCCGTGAGCGTGAGGTCGTACGGCAGAAGGCTCTCCACGTAGGGGTGTCACAAATCAGCGGAGGCTCCCGCACCTCTGTGGGAGGCTATGCGCAGACGACAGAGGCAGCCCACTCAGAGCAGTTTGAGGTGAGCGATCCACGCACACTCGATGAGGTGGTCTACTGGCTTCTCCAGCAGGGACACATACCGAGCTTCTGCACCGCGTGCTATCGCGAGGGTCGTACTGGTGACCGCTTCATGTCGCTCTGCAAGAGTGGTCAGATCTCTAACTGTTGTGGTCCTAATGCCCTTCTGACACTGCAGGAGTACCTAGAGGATTACGCTTCACCTACAACCCGTGAGCTGGGACTAGAGATGATCGCACAGCAACTCCCCACGATCCCCAATGAGCGGGTTCGTGCCATTGCTCAGCAGCGTCTCCAGCAGATCAAAGCGGGAGAGCGGGACTTCCGCTTTTAA
- the hydE gene encoding [FeFe] hydrogenase H-cluster radical SAM maturase HydE, with the protein MPTIKRRSDTLDQVAAASIPELKALLDSNDTHLEHELQVRAEAIAEQHFGRKIYLRGLVEISNICRNDCYYCGIRSSNEHVTRYRLTADEVMSACARGYEIGFRTFVLQGGEDLYWRGERLLSLVRSIRSSYPECAITLSLGEMECEEYEALYRAGANRYLLRHETYNQEHYQRLHPSTMAQEHRLQALRDLKQIGYQVGTGIMVGSPGQTTAHLAQDLDFIRQLQPEMIGVGPFIPHEDTPLGTYPAGSLSMTLRFLALCRLLNPRALIPGTTAVATLHPEGRLAAIRSGCNVVMPNLSPLNHRADYALYNNKAYSGSEAAEGVALLQAQLDTIGYKIDWGRGDAPSS; encoded by the coding sequence ATGCCAACTATAAAGAGAAGGAGTGATACGCTAGACCAAGTAGCAGCAGCTTCCATCCCTGAGCTGAAAGCTCTATTAGACAGTAACGACACGCACCTCGAGCATGAGCTTCAGGTGCGTGCCGAGGCTATTGCAGAGCAGCATTTCGGGCGGAAGATCTATCTGAGAGGTCTTGTAGAGATATCAAACATCTGTCGCAACGACTGCTACTATTGTGGTATACGCTCTAGTAATGAGCATGTCACCCGCTATCGACTTACTGCCGACGAGGTGATGTCGGCCTGTGCAAGAGGATACGAGATAGGCTTTCGTACCTTCGTGCTACAGGGTGGCGAAGATCTCTATTGGCGGGGAGAGCGTCTGCTCTCGCTCGTGCGTAGCATTCGATCTAGTTATCCAGAGTGCGCTATCACGCTCTCACTCGGAGAGATGGAGTGTGAGGAGTACGAGGCACTCTATCGAGCTGGTGCTAACCGCTACCTGCTGCGTCATGAGACTTACAACCAGGAGCACTACCAAAGGTTACACCCCAGCACGATGGCGCAGGAGCATAGGCTACAAGCCCTGCGGGACCTCAAGCAGATCGGCTATCAAGTGGGGACGGGCATCATGGTCGGTTCACCAGGTCAGACGACGGCACACTTAGCGCAAGACTTAGACTTCATTCGCCAGTTGCAGCCCGAGATGATCGGCGTGGGTCCCTTCATCCCTCATGAGGATACACCGCTAGGGACCTACCCTGCGGGGAGCTTGTCGATGACGCTTCGCTTTCTCGCCCTCTGTCGGCTCCTCAATCCACGGGCTCTGATCCCGGGCACGACAGCTGTCGCGACGCTCCACCCTGAGGGGCGACTAGCCGCCATACGATCAGGATGTAATGTGGTGATGCCCAATCTATCCCCATTAAACCATAGAGCAGACTACGCTCTCTATAACAACAAAGCCTACTCAGGCTCTGAGGCTGCCGAGGGTGTCGCCCTCCTACAGGCACAGCTTGACACGATAGGTTACAAAATAGACTGGGGGCGTGGAGACGCTCCCTCTAGCTAA